One window of Nicotiana tomentosiformis chromosome 11, ASM39032v3, whole genome shotgun sequence genomic DNA carries:
- the LOC104116470 gene encoding casein kinase 1-like protein HD16: MPELRSGVVRKRGGAQVAAAKKKRGGGGVGGRSYIKTRAAKAKAAAAEANKVVEAVEVKEKEKEKERLEVEEVEEEEEEKMGDESGGLSANNNNNNKATAQEDENANLFPEQVQVGGSPLYKVERKLGKGGFGQVFLGRRLTGGNERANGPLAMEVALKFEHRNSKGCSYGPPYEWQVYNTLGGSHGVPRVHYKGRAGDYYVMVMDMLGPSLWDVWNSSGQSMSAEMVACIAVESLSILEKLHAKGYVHGDVKPENFLLGQPSTPQEKKLFLVDLGLATKWRDTSKGQHVGYDQRPDTFRGTVRYASAHAHLGRTASRRDDLESLAYTLIFLHRGRLPWQGYQGDNKSFLVCKKKMATSPEMLCCFCPAPFREFLDTVINLKFDEEPKYSKLISLFGSLLGADPAIRPINTDGAQKVIQVGQKRGRLTLNEEEEQPQKKVRMGVPATQWISIYNARKPMKQRYHYNVADTRLAQHVEKGSVDGLSISCVASCSSLWAIIMDAGTNFTSQVYELSPFFLHKEWIMEQWEKNYYISSLAGATNGSSLVVMSKGTQFTQQSYKVSESFPFKWISKKWKEGFHVTSMATAGSRWAVVMSRNSGFSDQVVELDFLYPSEGIHKRWDNGYRITATAATADQAALILSVPRRRPGDETQETLRTSQFPSTHVKEKWGKNLYLSCLCYGRTVS, encoded by the exons ATGCCGGAGTTGCGGAGTGGGGTTGTACGTAAGCGCGGTGGAGCTCAAGTAGCAGCGGCGAAAAAGAAAAGAGGCGGCGGTGGTGTTGGTGGTCGGAGTTATATTAAGACTCGGGCTGCGAAGGCCAAAGCAGCAGCAGCAGAAGCTAATAAGGTGGTCGAGGCGGTTGAGgtgaaggagaaggagaaggagaaggagagacttgaggtagaagaagttgaggaggaggaggaggaaaagATGGGGGATGAGAGTGGTGGTTTGAGtgctaataataataacaataataaagcGACTGCACAAGAAGATGAGAACGCTAATCTTTTTCCTGAACAG GTGCAAGTAGGAGGATCACCACTTTATAAGGTTGAAAGGAAGTTAGGTAAAGGTGGTTTTGGACAGGTGTTTTTGGGTCGCCGTCTTACTGGCGGGAATGAGCGTGCTAACGGTCCCTTGGCTATGGAG GTTGCGCTGAAGTTTGAGCATAGAAATAGCAAAGGCTGTAGCTATGGTCCTCCATATGAGTGGCAAGTTTACAA TACTCTTGGTGGCAGCCATGGAGTGCCCAGAGTGCATTATAAAGGAAGGGCAGGAGACTATTATGTTATG GTTATGGACATGCTAGGGCCTAGTTTATGGGATGTGTGGAATTCCTCTGGACAATC AATGTCTGCAGAAATGGTGGCCTGTATTGCAGTTGAGTCTTTGTCAATTTTGGAAAAGCTGCACGCAAAAGG ATACGTGCACGGAGACGTAAAGCCAGAAAACTTTTTACTTGGCCAGCCATCAACGCCGCAAGAGAAGAAGTTGTTCCTAGTTGACTTGGGACTGG CCACGAAGTGGAGAGACACTTCAAAAGGGCAGCACGTCGGATATGATCAGCGTCCTGACACATTCAG AGGGACTGTCCGGTATGCAAGTGCACATGCTCACTTGGGAAGGACTGCCAGTAGAAGAGATGATCTGGAATCACTTGCATACACACTAATTTTTCTTCACAGAGGGAGGCTGCCATGGCAGGGTTATCAG GGTGATAACAAATCATTTCTGGTCTGCAAAAAAAAGATGGCAACATCTCCGGAGATGCTGTGTTGCTTCTGCCCTGCACCTTTTAGAGAATTTCTTGATACAGTAATTAACCTGAAATTTGATGAAGAACCAAAATATTCAAAGCTAATCTCTCTATTTGGGAGCTTGCTTGGAGCTGATCCTGCTATAAGACCGATCAACACAGATGGTGCCCAAAAG GTTATCCAAGTCGGCCAAAAGCGGGGGAGGCTGACTTTAAATGAGGAAGAAGAGCAGCCTCAGAAGAAGGTTCGCATGGGAGTTCCTGCGACACAATGGATTTCAATTTACAATGCCAGAAAGCCGATGAAACAGAG GTACCATTATAATGTAGCAGACACAAGATTGGCACAACACGTAGAGAAAGGGTCTGTGGATGGTTTGTCTATAAGTTGTGTAGCGTCCTGTTCCAGCTTATGGGCTATTATCATGGATGCTGGAACGAACTTCACCAGCCAAGTTTATGAGCTGTCGCCTTTCTTTTTGCACAAG GAGTGGATTATGGAGCAGTGGGAGAAGAACTATTACATTAGTTCTCTTGCAGGTGCCACCAATGGAAGCTCTTTAGTAGTAATGTCAAAAG GCACACAGTTCACTCAACAGTCTTATAAAGTGAGTGAGTCGTTTCCCTTTAAGTGGATAAGCAAGAAGTGGAAAGAAGGGTTCCACGTGACCTCCATGGCAACTGCTGGCTCTAGGTGGGCTGTTGTTATGTCACGCAATTCAGGCTTCAGTGACCAG GTGGTAGAGCTCGATTTTCTTTATCCCAGTGAAGGCATTCACAAGCGGTGGGATAATGGTTATCGTATTACTGCAACAGCTGCTACGGCAGACCAAGCTGCCCTTATCCTGAGTGTGCCTCGCCGAAGACCTGGTGATGAGACTCAGGAAACTCTGCGAACATCTCAGTTTCCCAGCACACATGTCAAG GAGAAGTGGGGAAAGAATCTCTATCTTTCTTGTCTATGCTATGGGCGCACTGTATCTTGA
- the LOC104116471 gene encoding PP2A regulatory subunit TAP46: protein MGELNMQEMPLPALFEQASKIHASASESSADKDTVRKGCEILRQCEEMVGKLGLFSLNETKEDISTANLKYILVPYYLAELTEKVAEDDRIKVLKAAQAKLKEFISFCETLELVPEEEIETSTQGGANSSVDRRAKKIARFKRQRAAESKLLEIKERKERRGRSTKAAALSSPVETEEDDVLDDDGEEEREAWLTTISLGLCKAFDLLEMLKKEEEILSAVKEKQLQDGEKEFSQSILDERTKKVETWHRDAAARAHYTKPAAPITCATFAQDVIEGRAKVSQAHEHKHQPLIFGPASLVGRNPTTEREKIAAQVFQPHYRMPTMSIEEAGLTEMNMMNEWQEKNVKLMEEANSSWYKDAPKSRPGEDDEEDNDAAQDKARAWDDWKDDNPRGAGNKKLTPCG, encoded by the exons ATGGGAGAACTGAACATGCAGGAGATGCCTTTGCCAGCTCTATTTGAGCAGGCTTCAAAAATTCATGCTTCGGCATCAGAATCGAGCGCTGACaaa GATACTGTGAGGAAAGGTTGCGAGATTTTGAGACAGTGTGAAGAAATGGTCGGTAAATTAGGGTTGTTTTCTCTTAATGAGACTAAAGAGGACATTAGCACAGCTAATCTCAAATATATTCTG GTCCCCTATTATCTTGCGGAGCTAACAGAAAAAGTTGCAGAAGATGACAGGATAAAAGTACTCAAAGCTGCACAAGCTAAGCTAAAG GAATTCATTTCATTCTGTGAGACATTGGAACTTGTTCCTGAAGAGGAGATAGAAACATCTACACAAGGTGGAGCTAATTCTTCTGTAGATCGTAGAGCTAAGAAG ATTGCTCGTTTCAAACGGCAAAGAGCTGCTGAGTCGAAACTACTTGAAATTAAGGAGCGGAAAGAGCGTCGTGGACGATCAACTAAAGCAGCTGCATTGTCAAGTCCTGTTGAGACTGAAGAAGATGATGTGTTGGATGATGATGGAGAAGAAGAAAGGGAG GCATGGCTTACAACTATCTCCTTGGGCCTCTGTAAG GCCTTTGATCTGCTTGAAATGCTGAAGAAAGAGGAAGAAATACTATCTGCTGTCAAGGAAAAGCAGCTTCAG GATGGGGAGAAAGAATTCTCTCAATCAATACTCGATGAACGCacaaaaaaagtagaaacttGGCATCGTGATGCTGCCGCTCGAGCACACTATACAAAACCTGCAGCACCTATCACCTGTGCCACTTTTGCACAAGATGTCATAGAAGGGAGGGCGAAGGTTTCGCAGGCACATGAACATAAACACCAACCTTTAATTTTTGGACCTGCAAGTCTTGTTGGTAGGAACCCAACAACTGAACGGGAAAAAATAGCTGCCCAGGTCTTTCAGCCTCATTATAG AATGCCAACCATGAGCATTGAAGAAGCTGGATTAACggagatgaatatgatgaacgaATGGCAAGAAAAGAATGTTAAGCTCATGGAAGAAGCAAATTCCTCATGGTACAAGGACGCCCCCAAGTCGAGGCCAGgtgaagatgatgaagaagacAATGATGCTGCCCAAGACAAGGCAAGAGCATGGGATGACTGGAAAGATGACAACCCTCGTGGTGCTGGCAACAAGAAGCTAACTCCTTGTGGTTAA